A single Eleginops maclovinus isolate JMC-PN-2008 ecotype Puerto Natales chromosome 5, JC_Emac_rtc_rv5, whole genome shotgun sequence DNA region contains:
- the rasal3 gene encoding RAS protein activator like-3 isoform X1, which produces MGTEEKDLEPAAQQPPKEPGSPEKEKESPSEGQNPETPDPLNTYKWHTGSKGTLDEVKEDGEGAAASSTSTLDKIQKASTNKWSKMQNWRKALSEDPGEKQGGKGGEAAKPEKGPRKNPFRRALSEPPGSLFAALSASSTSSTQPHATSSSAAAESSGATSTDPAQRAGGGALLKKYLRTVSQKLKRPRLQSRNSTPTLLQDVGEVELQRQPWAPPQEVPLWDISGCILEDGHIIISPEEEPTMWTRNRVSSFLSAHSMQNLADMETECSPDHVGSPGGPRPKNQDGGVKGMIKRRLENRAKRNSTTQLNRIGLNKGSRIYGSRESVSIPVSALGTLDLSADTSTVIRPVHSSILGEKYCFEVINSENTHCFGCSSAAERDRWIEDLRRVAQPNKDNIERTENSLCLWVNEAKDLPPKRSYYCELHLDGTLFAQTSTRVVDKPSQRSSVAADNTPGSSGGIGASGGAAGGCQLFWGEFFELDNLPCVSQITLHLFREEDPKKKRHSRDEASLHPLGSVAIPLPEIRGRTYQEKWYSITPYKSSGTAGTKEQLGPQASLRIKARFQNLQVLPMEKYKEFAEYVTVDYVEMCRNLEPLLNVKEKEELAGALVHVLQSIGKAKEFLLDLGSAEVERLGEKEALIFRENTLATKAIDEYMKLVGQKYLIVTLGDFINRLCTSVENCEVDPRKCSASELPNNQKHLMETCEEVVQKIVETHGPFPEELNKIFSSWVELCEDQGRPEIGQRLISASLFLRFLCPAILSPSLFGLTQAYPEPNTLRTLTLTAKVIQNLANFTLFGEKEEYMLFMNEFLQQHWDGMRGFLQTVSNQDTEIPMTSFDGYVDLPLRLAVLHGLLVDIIYQKDQNTIEKLHPLPSILNHITDSLGPDAHRIIISSQMGQIKPVYVPPKDLGKYSPHQSSLQQLAVDPKSPRDGEGRSRRSMRERKPVTRTQSAPHRRPGQAKQTLKRQTSSEALPTADNEQEMETNQLLISSPKTSDSIKRTPAPVPWIKVMHNRESSEMKTETEHFNLLDRHAEELSELRLGIEQVTESELDMAKRLEDFIIQSQDQNAMLLAEVTKLQNQLAMQDEQLASAAFRLGVIEEEREEDERKLSVAMAAAERVNILEEQFADLLKDLHQLSEANNSSGQKKIQNPEKPHINSN; this is translated from the exons ATGGGCACAGAGGAGAAAGATTTAGAGCCTGCAGCTCAACAACCACCGAAAGAACCGGGCTCAccagagaaggaaaaggaatcTCCCTCGGAGGGACAGAACCCTGAGACCCCTGATCCCTTGAACACGTACAAGTGGCACACTGGCTCAAAGGGAACGCTGGATGAAGTGAAAGAAGATggagaaggagcagcagcttcGTCCACATCTACACTAGACAAGATTCAGAAGGCCTCTACCAACAAATGGAGCAAGATGCAAAACTGGCGCAAGGCCCTGAGTGAAGACCCCGGAGAAAAACAAGGGGGGAAAGGTGGAGAGGCGGCCAAGCCAGAGAAAGGCCCCAGGAAGAACCCCTTTAGAAGAGCTCTGTCCGAGCCCCCGGGGTCACTGTTCGCTGCCTTGTCCGCCTCGTCCACTTCTAGCACCCAACCTCATGCAACTTCATCAtctgctgcagcagagagctCAGGGGCCACTTCAACTGATCCTGCACAGAGAGCAGGCGGGGGGGCCCTCCTGAAAAAGTACCTGAGGACTGTGTCCCAGAAGCTCAAGAGGCCCAGGCTGCAGAGTCGGAACAGCACCCCGACATTACTGCAAG ATGTGGGTGAGGTTGAACTCCAAAGACAACCATGGGCCCCGCCTCAGGAGGTGCCCTTATGGGACATTAGCGGCTGTATTCTTGAAGATGGACACATCATCATATCCCCAGAGGAAGAg CCAACGATGTGGACCCGAAACCGTGTCAGCAGCTTCCTGTCGGCACACAGCATGCAGAACCTCGCAGATATGGAAACAG AATGTAGCCCTGACCACGTGGGGTCACCAGGTGGCCCTCGACCCAAGAACCAAGATGGTGGTGTCAAG GGGATGATCAAGCGACGTCTTGAGAACAGGGCCAAGAGGAATAGCACCACCCAACTGAACCGGATAGGTCTAAACAAAGGAAGCAG GATCTATGGTTCTCGAGAGTCTGTGTCAATTCCAGTAAGCGCATTGGGGACTCTAGATCTGAGTGCAGACACCAGCACTGTCATCAGGCCGGTCCACAGCTCCATTTTGGGGGAGAAGTACTGCTTTGAG GTGATAAACTCTGAGAACACCCACTGCTTTGGCTGCTCCTCAGCTGCCGAACGTGATCGTTGGATTGAAGACCTGAGAAGGGTTGCCCAGCCAAACAAG GATAACATCGAGCGCACAGAGAACTCCCTGTGTCTTTGGGTAAATGAAGCTAAGGATCTGCCACCCAAACGGAGTTATTACTGTGAGTTGCACCTAGACGGTACCCTGTTCGCCCAGACGAGCACCCGGGTTGTTGATAAACCATCTCAACGCTCCAGCGTAGCAGCGGACAACACTCCTGGGTCTTCAGGAGGCATCGGGGCAAGTGGAGGTGCAGCTGGAGGGTGTCAGTTATTCTGGGGGGAATTCTTTGAGCTAGACAACCTGCCATGTGTCTCCCAAATCACCCTGCACCTCTTCAGAGAAGAAGACCCCAAGAAAAAGCGCCACTCTCGAGACGAAGCCAGCCTGCACCCACTGGGCAGTGTGGCCATACCTCTACCTGAGATCCGAGGGAGGACCTATCAGGAGAAGTGGTATTCCATTACTCCATACAAGTCCTCCGGCACAGCTGGGACCAAAGAACAGCTGGGCCCACAGGCTTCACTCCGCATCAAGGCCCGTTTTCAGAACTTGCAAGTGCTGCCCATGGAGAAATACAAAGAGTTTGCTGAGTATGTGACGGTGGATTATGTTGAGATGTGCCGAAACCTGGAGCCACTTCTGAATgtgaaggagaaggaagagctggCAGGCGCACTGGTTCATGTACTGCAGAGCATTGGCAAAGCTAAG GAGTTCCTGCTTGATCTGGGCAGTGCAGAGGTTGAGCGTCTTGGAGAGAAGGAGGCATTGATCTTCAGAGAGAACACATTGGCCACCAAAGCCATAGATGAATACATGAAGTTGGTTGGCCAGAAGTACCTGATCGTCACACTCG GGGACTTCATCAACCGTCTTTGCACCTCTGTGGAGAACTGTGAAGTTGACCCTCGTAAATGCTCTGCCTCTGAATTGCCTAACAACCAGAAACACTTGATGGAAACCTGTGAGGAGGTGGTGCAGAAGATTGTGGAGACCCATGG ACCCTTTCCCGAAGAGCTAAACAAGATCTTCTCCAGCTGGGTTGAGCTGTGTGAAGACCAGGGCAGACCAGAGATTGGGCAGCGTCTCATCTCTGCTTCCCTTTTCCTTCGATTCTTATGTCCTGCTATCCTAAGTCCTTCTCTGTTTGGGCTGACACAGGCTTATCCAGAGCCAAACACTTTGCGTACCCTCACCTTAACGGCCAAAGTCATCCAAAATCTGGCCAACTTCACCCT AtttggagagaaggaggagtacATGCTCTTTATGAATGAATTCCTGCAGCAGCACTGGGATGGAATGAGGGGTTTTCTACAAACAGTGTCGAATCAAGACACAGAAATCCCAATGACTTCCTTCGATGGCTATGTGGATCTGCCTCTGCGCTTGGCTGTGCTCCATGGCCTTCTGGTGGACATCATCTACCAGAAAGACCAG AACACAATAGAAAAGCTGCACCCACTGCCTTCCATTTTGAACCATATAACAGATTCACTGGGTCCAGATGCACATCGGATCATAATTAGCAG CCAAATGGGACAAATCAAGCCAGTGTATGTTCCTCCTAAAGACTTGGGCAAGTACAGCCCTCACCAATCCTCCCTCCAGCAGCTTGCTGTGGACCCCAAAAGCCCACGAGACGG GGAGGGCAGGAGTCGGAGGAGTATGAGAGAGAGGAAGCCGGTCACCAGAACTCAGAGTGCTCCACACAGACGGCCTGGTCAGGCCAAACAAACCCTGAAGAGGCAGACGAGCTCTGAAGCTCTGCCCACAGCTGACAATGAACAGGAAATGGAGACCAACCAGCTGCTTATTTCATCCCCAAAAACT AGTGACAGTATCAAACGCACCCCTGCACCAGTTCCATGGATCAAAGTCATGCACAACAGGGAGTCCAGTGAGATGAAGACTGAGACTGAGCACTTCAACTTGCTGGATAGG CATGCTGAGGAGCTCTCTGAGCTTCGCCTGGGGATagagcaggtgacagagagtgAGCTGGACATGGCAAAGCGCTTGGAGGACTTCATCATCCAAAGCCAGGACCAGAATGCAATGCTGCTGGCTGAGGTGACCAAGCTTCAGAATCAGCTGGCAATGCAAGATGAGCAGCTGGCCAGCGCCGCCTTCAG gctGGGTGTGattgaggaggagagggaggaggatgagaggaagCTGAGTGTTGCAATGGCTGCAGCCGAGCGAGTCAACATTCTG GAGGAGCAGTTTGCAGACCTGCTGAAGGACCTCCACCAGCTCAGCGAGGCCAACAACAGTAGCGggcaaaaaaaaatacagaatccTGAAAAGCCACACATCAACAGCAACTGA
- the rasal3 gene encoding disabled homolog 2-interacting protein isoform X2, whose product MMGFRRWIVCGGAFECSPDHVGSPGGPRPKNQDGGVKGMIKRRLENRAKRNSTTQLNRIGLNKGSRIYGSRESVSIPVSALGTLDLSADTSTVIRPVHSSILGEKYCFEVINSENTHCFGCSSAAERDRWIEDLRRVAQPNKDNIERTENSLCLWVNEAKDLPPKRSYYCELHLDGTLFAQTSTRVVDKPSQRSSVAADNTPGSSGGIGASGGAAGGCQLFWGEFFELDNLPCVSQITLHLFREEDPKKKRHSRDEASLHPLGSVAIPLPEIRGRTYQEKWYSITPYKSSGTAGTKEQLGPQASLRIKARFQNLQVLPMEKYKEFAEYVTVDYVEMCRNLEPLLNVKEKEELAGALVHVLQSIGKAKEFLLDLGSAEVERLGEKEALIFRENTLATKAIDEYMKLVGQKYLIVTLGDFINRLCTSVENCEVDPRKCSASELPNNQKHLMETCEEVVQKIVETHGPFPEELNKIFSSWVELCEDQGRPEIGQRLISASLFLRFLCPAILSPSLFGLTQAYPEPNTLRTLTLTAKVIQNLANFTLFGEKEEYMLFMNEFLQQHWDGMRGFLQTVSNQDTEIPMTSFDGYVDLPLRLAVLHGLLVDIIYQKDQNTIEKLHPLPSILNHITDSLGPDAHRIIISSQMGQIKPVYVPPKDLGKYSPHQSSLQQLAVDPKSPRDGEGRSRRSMRERKPVTRTQSAPHRRPGQAKQTLKRQTSSEALPTADNEQEMETNQLLISSPKTSDSIKRTPAPVPWIKVMHNRESSEMKTETEHFNLLDRHAEELSELRLGIEQVTESELDMAKRLEDFIIQSQDQNAMLLAEVTKLQNQLAMQDEQLASAAFRLGVIEEEREEDERKLSVAMAAAERVNILEEQFADLLKDLHQLSEANNSSGQKKIQNPEKPHINSN is encoded by the exons ATGATGGGATTTAGACGCTGGATTGTTTGTGGTGGGGCTTTCG AATGTAGCCCTGACCACGTGGGGTCACCAGGTGGCCCTCGACCCAAGAACCAAGATGGTGGTGTCAAG GGGATGATCAAGCGACGTCTTGAGAACAGGGCCAAGAGGAATAGCACCACCCAACTGAACCGGATAGGTCTAAACAAAGGAAGCAG GATCTATGGTTCTCGAGAGTCTGTGTCAATTCCAGTAAGCGCATTGGGGACTCTAGATCTGAGTGCAGACACCAGCACTGTCATCAGGCCGGTCCACAGCTCCATTTTGGGGGAGAAGTACTGCTTTGAG GTGATAAACTCTGAGAACACCCACTGCTTTGGCTGCTCCTCAGCTGCCGAACGTGATCGTTGGATTGAAGACCTGAGAAGGGTTGCCCAGCCAAACAAG GATAACATCGAGCGCACAGAGAACTCCCTGTGTCTTTGGGTAAATGAAGCTAAGGATCTGCCACCCAAACGGAGTTATTACTGTGAGTTGCACCTAGACGGTACCCTGTTCGCCCAGACGAGCACCCGGGTTGTTGATAAACCATCTCAACGCTCCAGCGTAGCAGCGGACAACACTCCTGGGTCTTCAGGAGGCATCGGGGCAAGTGGAGGTGCAGCTGGAGGGTGTCAGTTATTCTGGGGGGAATTCTTTGAGCTAGACAACCTGCCATGTGTCTCCCAAATCACCCTGCACCTCTTCAGAGAAGAAGACCCCAAGAAAAAGCGCCACTCTCGAGACGAAGCCAGCCTGCACCCACTGGGCAGTGTGGCCATACCTCTACCTGAGATCCGAGGGAGGACCTATCAGGAGAAGTGGTATTCCATTACTCCATACAAGTCCTCCGGCACAGCTGGGACCAAAGAACAGCTGGGCCCACAGGCTTCACTCCGCATCAAGGCCCGTTTTCAGAACTTGCAAGTGCTGCCCATGGAGAAATACAAAGAGTTTGCTGAGTATGTGACGGTGGATTATGTTGAGATGTGCCGAAACCTGGAGCCACTTCTGAATgtgaaggagaaggaagagctggCAGGCGCACTGGTTCATGTACTGCAGAGCATTGGCAAAGCTAAG GAGTTCCTGCTTGATCTGGGCAGTGCAGAGGTTGAGCGTCTTGGAGAGAAGGAGGCATTGATCTTCAGAGAGAACACATTGGCCACCAAAGCCATAGATGAATACATGAAGTTGGTTGGCCAGAAGTACCTGATCGTCACACTCG GGGACTTCATCAACCGTCTTTGCACCTCTGTGGAGAACTGTGAAGTTGACCCTCGTAAATGCTCTGCCTCTGAATTGCCTAACAACCAGAAACACTTGATGGAAACCTGTGAGGAGGTGGTGCAGAAGATTGTGGAGACCCATGG ACCCTTTCCCGAAGAGCTAAACAAGATCTTCTCCAGCTGGGTTGAGCTGTGTGAAGACCAGGGCAGACCAGAGATTGGGCAGCGTCTCATCTCTGCTTCCCTTTTCCTTCGATTCTTATGTCCTGCTATCCTAAGTCCTTCTCTGTTTGGGCTGACACAGGCTTATCCAGAGCCAAACACTTTGCGTACCCTCACCTTAACGGCCAAAGTCATCCAAAATCTGGCCAACTTCACCCT AtttggagagaaggaggagtacATGCTCTTTATGAATGAATTCCTGCAGCAGCACTGGGATGGAATGAGGGGTTTTCTACAAACAGTGTCGAATCAAGACACAGAAATCCCAATGACTTCCTTCGATGGCTATGTGGATCTGCCTCTGCGCTTGGCTGTGCTCCATGGCCTTCTGGTGGACATCATCTACCAGAAAGACCAG AACACAATAGAAAAGCTGCACCCACTGCCTTCCATTTTGAACCATATAACAGATTCACTGGGTCCAGATGCACATCGGATCATAATTAGCAG CCAAATGGGACAAATCAAGCCAGTGTATGTTCCTCCTAAAGACTTGGGCAAGTACAGCCCTCACCAATCCTCCCTCCAGCAGCTTGCTGTGGACCCCAAAAGCCCACGAGACGG GGAGGGCAGGAGTCGGAGGAGTATGAGAGAGAGGAAGCCGGTCACCAGAACTCAGAGTGCTCCACACAGACGGCCTGGTCAGGCCAAACAAACCCTGAAGAGGCAGACGAGCTCTGAAGCTCTGCCCACAGCTGACAATGAACAGGAAATGGAGACCAACCAGCTGCTTATTTCATCCCCAAAAACT AGTGACAGTATCAAACGCACCCCTGCACCAGTTCCATGGATCAAAGTCATGCACAACAGGGAGTCCAGTGAGATGAAGACTGAGACTGAGCACTTCAACTTGCTGGATAGG CATGCTGAGGAGCTCTCTGAGCTTCGCCTGGGGATagagcaggtgacagagagtgAGCTGGACATGGCAAAGCGCTTGGAGGACTTCATCATCCAAAGCCAGGACCAGAATGCAATGCTGCTGGCTGAGGTGACCAAGCTTCAGAATCAGCTGGCAATGCAAGATGAGCAGCTGGCCAGCGCCGCCTTCAG gctGGGTGTGattgaggaggagagggaggaggatgagaggaagCTGAGTGTTGCAATGGCTGCAGCCGAGCGAGTCAACATTCTG GAGGAGCAGTTTGCAGACCTGCTGAAGGACCTCCACCAGCTCAGCGAGGCCAACAACAGTAGCGggcaaaaaaaaatacagaatccTGAAAAGCCACACATCAACAGCAACTGA
- the LOC134864368 gene encoding THO complex subunit 4-like, translated as MSDKMSMSLDDIIKLNKKGGGGGGGGGGRSSGQGGSSGRAGGSSRPARSRQNNFNHERNNRTTPYTRPRELPDKWQHDMFEEHTGGRRGQQSAVAERSVECNGKLLVSNLDFGVSDSDVKELFAEFGDLLKASVHYDRSGRSKGTADVHFETNAAALKAMKHYNGVPLDGRPMKIQQLTSDIDTQSRPFTQSSNGLFDRSRLGQPKFERSDRSDRGERRERRQGGGGGGYRGGRGGGGGGREKKPQLSAEELDAQLDAYNAKMDTS; from the exons ATGTCCGACAAGATGAGTATGTCTCTGGACGATATTATCAAGTTAAATAAGAAAGGTGGTGGAGGTGGCGGAGGCGGCGGAGGAAGATCATCCGGGCAGGGTGGAAGTTCTGGTCGGGCCGGTGGCTCTTCAAGGCCGGCGAGGAGTCGACAGAATAACTTCAACCACGAGAGAAATAACAGAACCACACCGTACACCAGG CCCAGAGAGTTACCAGACAAATGGCAGCATGATATGTTTGAGGAGCATACTGGTGGACGCAGAGGACAACAGAGCGCCGTAGCAGAAAGAAGTGTAGAATGTAACGGCAAGCTGCTGGTGTCCAATCTGGACTTCGGCGTCTCTGACTCTGATGTCAAG GAGTTGTTTGCAGAGTTTGGAGACTTGTTGAAGGCGTCTGTACACTACGACCGCTCTGGTCGCAGTAAAGGAACAGCAGATGTTCACTTTGAAACTAACGCAGCAGCACTCAAAGCCATGAAGCACTATAACGGGGTCCCACTTGACG GCCGTCCTATGAAAATCCAGCAGCTGACCTCAGACATCGACACACAGAGTCGACCATTTACACAAAG TTCAAACGGATTGTTTGACCGCAGCAGGCTTGGACAGCCCAAGTTTGAAAGGAGTGATAGGAGTGACCGTggtgaaaggagagaaagaaggcaAGGTGGCGGTGGTGGCGGTTACAGAGGAGGAcggggaggcggaggaggaggaagagaaaagaaaccTCAACTTTCTGCAGAGGAGCTTGATGCCCAGTTGGATGCATACAATGCCAAG ATGGACACCAGCTAA